In Acidobacteriota bacterium, the DNA window CGACGTGAGCGGCGCGGGACCAAGCCGCGCGCGCGATCGACTACGCGTGGCCGGCCGGAGGCGCGGCAACTGGTGGCCGAGCACGTCGGACACCGGCAGAATCATGTCGGGGTCGGGCATCAATCAGTGAACCGTTCCTGCAGCCATGCCGGACGAACTTGTCGAGCCGTGTGCCAGATATCCGGCCGGAGAGGAGTTCGCCACCAGAGATCGCCAGATACACCGCCAGTAGTGCATCGTACTCGCGACGGACCCGGCATGCGACGCAACATTCATCCGTCGACGCCAATGGCATCGGGCCATCGTTGCACCCGACCACGCGCCTCAGCGGTTCAGCAGCTTCATCCCGGCGGATCGTGATGATCGCCGATGGCCGGAGTGATCGCCTCGAGTCGGGACATCTGCCCGGCGGTGAGCTGCAGCGCACCAGCCGCCCTCGACACCTGGCAGATCATCGCGCGCCGGCGCGACGCCACCCGCGCGTCGCCCGTCCTGCCACACGCACGTCCCGGCGGCAGCACGAGCGAGGCGTGCCGGCATCCCCTCGTCGCCGAACGTCGGTGCCGGCAGACACGGCACGTCGGGCGCCCGGCCCGCGGTACCACAGCCTCCACCCACCCGGCGCCGCTGGTCCTGCTGGGTCTCAGGGCACGTCGCCAGCTCGTGTCAATCCGCTTCGTGAACAATCCGGGATTGATCCGGGATCAATCTTCGGCGGCGGCTTCGAGGGTCCGGAACATGACATGAGCATCGACGAAGCCTCGTTGAGCGTGATGAAACGCGCTGGGCAACGTGCCGACAATGTGAAAGCCAAGCTGCTGCCAGAGGCGCACGGCTGGCTCGTTCGTGGCGACCACGAAGTTGAATTGCATGGCGCGGAAACCGAGCCGGCGAGCTTCGGCGAGGCAGTGCTCGCCCATACGTCGGCCGGTGCCGAGACCGCGAGCGGACGGCGAAACCATGAACGCAGCGTTGGCGACATGACTGCCACGCGCTGGCTGATTGGCCTTGAGGATGTAGGTGCCGACGACGCGTCCGTCGCTCTCGGCCACGTAGGTGTGGGTGCCGGCGCGGAACCAGTACGCCAACGCCTCCTCGCGGGGCATGTCCGGGGCAAAGACGTAGGTATCGCCGGGAGCGATGACCGCGCGGAAAATGCCCCAGATGGCATCCTCATCTGCCTTATCGGCTTGGCGTATGTTCATGAGCACGCGCGGAGCACTATCAACGACCCGGGCTCGGCGACCCGGCTTCTCCGCGCCTCGGTCCTTTCGATCCTTTGGCGGTCAGGCGTTGCGGTCATTGCGAGTTGAGGCGCCAGAAGCAAGGTCGCTGGCAGCAACGACCAGCTCGGTGGTAGCCGTGGCATCTCGAGTTGATTCAGTCATTGGCGGTCGTTCTCAGAATGCGACGCCCAACGCCCGGTAGTGTATCCCGCGAACAAGCGTCGCTGTTCGATGGGTGCGGCGCAGCGTGACCGCGGGATACACCGCCGTTGATCTGCGGCGCCGGGAACTGCACGTCGTCGCCGACCATCACGCGCGTGTGGCCGGCCTGCGGCTTCGTCATCACGGGAGGCAGCGGGCGGGAGACATGGGTCGCCCCGGGAGTGCAAGGACGCACGGACTCCGCTGCGCACTGGCCTTCAGAGATGGTTCCGGAAGAACGGCGTGATCTTGCCGAGCACTGCGTCACGGCCGGCGCCGTCATACAGGTCCATGTGCGAAGCCCCGTCGACGAGGAACAGCTCCTTTTCGTGTGCCGGGTGCCCTGGCGTGGAGCTCCTGGTCCGCCGCCGCGGAAGCGCCGGCAATGCAACAGGGCCAGGCCTGTTGGCGCTACCTGGGCACGCGAGCCCTCGCCCTGCAGCGGCGCGAGCGTTGTCCGATTGAATGAAGAAGAACGATGCACGCCGATGACTCCGACAGGACGAACGCGTGGAGCACCCGTAGATCGAAAGCTCGGTCGACACGCGGAGCCTCTCTCGCACGGTTGCCATTCGACGCCGGCATCGCGGTGGCTGCCGTGAACTCGACACACCTCGCCCCTGGGGTTCGCTGATGACCGTGCAGATCGTCGAACCCCTCGTCACTGGCACTGAGAGGCTCACGAAGCCCGGCGCCGCGCTTCCCGAGAAGGGCCCGGGGATGCGGCACGTCGGCATCGATCTCCGAACCGCCAGTTGCGCCAGTCGCGCATGCGGTCACGCTGTGCGCCTCTACCAGGGCCAGGCGCTTTTCATGCACCCCCTTGGGGCGTGCCTGGTTCGCTGTCTCGTGCTGACGTTCTGCCTCCTGTCTGCCACGGCGACGGCCGCCGAACGCTACGTTCGTGCCGGAGCGACGGGGAGCGGAAGTGGCGCCGACTGGACCAACGCGTGCCCTGGCTTCACGGGCACCTGCGCCGTCGGCAATCTCGCGCGCGGAGACACCTATTACATCGCCGACGGCAGCTATGGCTCGATGACGCTCGCTCGCGCGACCTCTGGCACAGCCGCCATCACCTTCAGGAAAGCGACCGCGTCCGACCATGGGACCGATGTCGGTTGGAGTTCTGCCTACGGTGACGGACAGGCGAGCTTCGGCACCATTTTCGCGGTGACCGACTACTGGACGTTCGACGGCCAGGTACGCGACGAGAACAACTGGTCCGACACCGGCGCGTACGGCTTTCGCCTGAGCGAGGTTGTCGCCAACACGATCAACCATGGCACCGGGTCCAGCCACATGACCTTTCGTTATGTGGATGTCGGTGGTCCGGCCAGCACGTCTTACAACGCCGGCAACCCCGACCACGGGTTCTATCTCGGCGGGTTCGGGTCCGTGTTGTCGCACTGGGTGATTACACGCAGCCACGTCCACAACGTGAACCGGATACCATTCCAGCTGGCTGGCGCGTCGAACATCGTCATTGAATACAGTTGGATCGGGCCGAATTGGAACAAGGAAACGATTCGCGGCCAGGTGCGGGCATCCGATATCGTCATCCGCTACAACGTGCTCAAGAACGGCTGTCAGAACGGGCCGGCACGCGAGGGCTGCACGGCGGACATCGGCATGTGGGACGGCGGCAACGGCGCCTTCGACGGCAGCCAGATCTACGGCAATCTCATATGGCGTACGGCTGTCGACGCCGTCAGCGACGGCGTGATCTTCATCGGCGGTGATGGAGGGCTGACAGCCGCCGGTTCGCCCGCCAACAACGTGGTCGTCTACAACAACACCATCGTCAGTGCCGCCGCATCGGGGAACCACACGATCCGCTTCCCGGGAGCGCGCACAGGCACGGTGGCATCCAACAACATCTGGTATCTCTCCGGCGGGGCGTTCGCGGGCTGCACGGCGAACGTCTGTGACAACAACTCCGTCTACACTTCGTCCCCGCC includes these proteins:
- a CDS encoding GNAT family N-acetyltransferase, translated to MNIRQADKADEDAIWGIFRAVIAPGDTYVFAPDMPREEALAYWFRAGTHTYVAESDGRVVGTYILKANQPARGSHVANAAFMVSPSARGLGTGRRMGEHCLAEARRLGFRAMQFNFVVATNEPAVRLWQQLGFHIVGTLPSAFHHAQRGFVDAHVMFRTLEAAAED